A segment of the Chlorogloeopsis sp. ULAP01 genome:
TAAGTAAGATGTAAGGAATGTATAATAAAATGGCAGAAGTGCAAAAACAATTATTGTGTAGTCGCTACCAAATCCTCAGAGAATTAGGAAGAGGTGGGTTTGGGATAACTTATCTTGCCAAGGATGTGTTGTCTAACTTTTTGTGTGCCATAAAAAAACTAGATCCTCTCAGTGCTGATATTGAAACAGCCAAAAAATTATTTCATAGAGAAGTTAATATATTAAATAATTTACAAGCCAATAAACTTATTCCTAAGTTTTTTAATTATTTTGAGGAAGAAGGTAATTTTTATCTAGTTGAAGAATATATAGAAGGTTTACCTTTGACTGAACTCCTTGATGAACAATGGACAGAGCAGGAGGTTCTTAATTTTTTACGACAGATTCTTGACGTTCTCGCATCTCTGCACAGAAGAAATATTATTCATCGAGATGTCAAACCATCCAATTTGATTGTCAGGAATGAAAACAAACAATTTGTCTTAATTGACTTTGGCTCAGTCAAACAAGTTGATATTAGTTACCCATCTTTCCAATCACCACATACGCAAACAATGATTGGAACTCCTGGGTATGCTCCTCCAGAACAAATGGCAGGAAAACCACGTTTTAATAGCGATATCTATTCATTAGGTTTAACAGCAATCCAGCTACTTACTAAAATGCATCCCAGAGAATTGAGACGGGATGACGAAGACAAAATTGTATGGACTCATGAGTTTGTTATTAATAACTCTTTAGCTGGGATTTTAACAAAAATGGTTTATAACAATCCTGAGCGACGCTACCAGTCTGTAGAAGAGGTTGTTAACGATTTGGGTAAAACTGAAATTAGCCCACCATTAACTCAGCCACCAACTTTTCAAACCTCAGAAACTCAAAGAAAAAAAACAATAAGCTTACCAAATATTAAACTTTGGCATATTCCTATCTTCTTAGCTACATTAGCAATTATAGTAACCTGTGTAGAAGTATTCAATCCTTTTTTAAGACCACTATATTTAACATATCAAGCTAATAGTTTACTCGACCAACATCAAGCTGGTGCAGCACTTGAAAAATTTAATCACTTAAAAGAAATTCAACCAAATTCTGCTGAAGCATGGAAAGGAAGAGGGGATGCTCTGTTTGTATTAGGGCGAGACTCGGCAGCTTTAGATTCTTATAACAAAGCGATTTCTCTCCAGCCACAAGATAAGAAAATACTGAATAAAATTTTAATTAATAAAGGCAAGTTGCTATATAGACAGCAAAAATATCAAGAAGCCTCAAATATTTATGACAAAGTACTCAGTAATGACCACAATAATCCGGAAGCTTTAAGTGGAAAAGGTTTATCTTTGTTAGCGTTGGGACAGAAAAAAGAAGCTTTAGAATACTTAGAGCAAGTGAGGCAAATCAAACCTGATGATCCAAGATTTTGGCAGGAAATAGGTTACACTGTAGAACAATTACAAGGACGACAAGCTGCAAGAATATATTTTGATGAAGCGTTGTCATCTTATGATGATCTGCTCAAAATTAGACGAAACAATCCGATTATTTGGACGGATAGAGGAACGATACTCCTTAAATTAAATCGTCCGCAAGAAGCTCTTGATTCTTATGAAGAAGCTCTCAAAATAGATCGTGATTTCTATGAGGCTTTAGTTGGTAAAGGTAATGCGTTGAGTGCTTTAGGACAACCGAGTAAAGCACTTTTTGCTTTTAGGCAAGCTAGTGAAGTACGCCCGCAAGATCATACAGTTTGGTATAATCAGGGGCTTTTACTGACACAAACCTTAAAAAATCATGAGGAAGCTTTAAAAGCTTTTGAGCAAGCGATCGCCCAGAAAAAAGATTTTTATCCTGCTTGGGTGAATAAATCATTAGTGCTACTAGAATTAGGACGCAACAGTGAAGCACTAGCTGCTATTGACGCAGCCAAAAACTTGCAACCTCAAGATCCCGATGTTTGGGATATTCGAGGAGATATCTTAAAGGAATTAGGAAATACTAAAGAAGCTAGCAATTCCTATAATACATCTCAAAAATTGAGGTCTTCTTTAGAACAGCCTTAATTAGGGAATGGGGAACAGCTACAGAGGACACGGGGATGCAAAGACGCAAAGACATTTTCACTCTCTTCCTGTGCTGTACAAGAAGGCGATCGCGCTATTGGTATACGCTGTGAATGATGGCTACTTAAATAGAATTCTTTGGCAACCGACTCAGCATTTGGACATAGTAAAATTTTCTACCTTTATTAGGACGCTAACAATTAACTGAACATGATATCGTAGCATCAGAGGTATGGCAGGCAGTAAGCATATCAATCAGGAATATTTAAACTAAAAGTAAGTTTTTAGCTACGGTTGCGTTGTTTTTAAGTGAGCTTCACAAACGATCGCAATCTCTAGAACGACTGCTCCCACTATGGAGTACGGCTTTTTTCCGCTTCAAAGGTATGATTCGTTAAGTAAAGTATTATCTAGGTTTATACAGATATGACACAAACAATTTCAATCAATAACAGTCAAAAATTGATTATTGAACCTCTTTCCATGCCATCTCGCCTGCTGTTGGGGCCTGGCCCTTCAAATGCTCATCCTGCTATTCTACAGGCTATGAATACTCCCCCCGTAGGACATCTCGATCCAGCATTTTTTGGAGTCATGGATGAGATTCAATCCCTATTGCGTTACGTCTGGCAAACGGAAAACTCCCTAACCATTGCGATGAGTGGTACGGGAACATCTGCAATGGAAGCAACCATCGCCAATGTCACAGAACCAGGTGATGTGGTGTTGGTGGGTGTAATGGGTTACTTTGGCAATCGTCTTGTCGATATGGCTGGACGATATGGTGCAGATGTACGCACCATTACAAAATCCTGGGGACAAGTTTTTTCGCTGGACGAGTTGCGTACTGCTGTTGAAACTCACCGCCCGGCGATTCTCGCTTTAGTTCATGCCGAAACTTCTACAGGCGCTCGTCAACCTTTGGAAGGAGTGGGTGAGTTATGCCGTGAATTTGGGTGTTTGCTGCTATTAGATACAGTGACAAGTTTAGGTGGTGTCCCCATATTTTTAGATGAGTGGGGAGTCGATCTAGCTTATAGCTGTAGTCAGAAAGGCTTAAGTTGTCCGCCTGGTGCTTCTCCTTTTACCATGAGTTCCCGTGCCTGGGAGAAACTGCACAAGCGCCGCACCAAAGTGGCTAACTTCTATTTAGACATGACGTTGTTAAGCAAATATTGGAGTAGCGATCGCATCTATCACCACACAGCACCAATTAATATGTACTATGCATTGCGCGAAGCACTGCGCTTGCTTGCCGAAGAAGGCATAGAAAACTCTTGGCAGCGTCATCAACAAAATGTAGAGTATCTCTGGCAGCAATTGGAAGACTTAGGACTGAGCTTGCACGTTGAAAAAGAATATCGCTTGCCGACACTGACTACAGTTCGCATTCCCGACGGAATTGATGGTAAAGCGATCGCACGTCAGTTGCTCTTAGAATACGGCATTGAGATTGGCGGTGGGTTGGGCGAATTAGCCGGGAAAGTCTGGCGGATTGGATTGATGGGTTTCAACAGCCGTAAAGAAAACGTGGATCGACTCGTAGCAGCACTGCGGCAAGTGTTACCCAAGTAATTCCGTTTCTCAAAAACATGGCTAAAAAATCATGTTTTAGAAATCCACCACAGATAGACACAGATAAACCACGAGATAAATCATCCGTGTGCATCTGTGTTTATCTGTGTTCGTTATCATCATAAAATTCTTTAGGTGCAGCTAAGGTAAGTTCGGCTAATTCATATTAGGCGTGAATTAGTATAAAATGTGCGGCTAATATAATAGCGAGTGCGGATTTACAAAAACTGCGCTCGTTTCTCCTTCTGTCTAAGCTAGACTGAAAAATAGCAGGAAACCAGACGGCAAGACTGCGATTATTTAAGATATTAAGCAGTTCATCCGGCCAAAACTCAATTATTTTCGGCTATTAATTCATGCTGCATCGCTTCTCAAAACAGGGCGTGATTTGTATCACCCAACCAAATCATGCTTGGCTTTCAGGACAACTAGCACAAGCTTGGGGCAATCAAACATTTGGTGAGCTTTTTCCTAAAAAAGAAGTTTGTTTGGGTGCAGAACAACATGACATCGGTTGGCTAGGCTGGGAACAAGCCCCAACACTCAATCCGCAAACGGGCTACCCCCACAGTTTTAAAGAACTTACCACTCAAGTACATATAAATATTTGGTCGGGTGCTAGCAAATCCGCACTTCCTCTAAGTAGATATGCAGCACTACTCGTCTCGCTACATGGCACAAGACTATACGAAAAATACACAAGCTGGCAAAATTCACCCACATCTACTCAAATTGTCCAGGACTTTTTACAACGTGAATATGCCTTTCAAAAGAAAATCATTGCGATTTTGAAAAATGATGAATACTACGCACCTTACGTAACACCAGAAGTGATTGAACGTAATAGAAAGCTAGTTGCAACTTGGGATGCGCTTTCAATTATTTGCTGTCAAGGATTAAGCGATGACGAGGAAGTTACTAAAGTGCCGACGATTGATGGTGAAACAACATTAAAACTAAGCTTGATAGAAGAGAATGATTACCATCAGTGTATAGGCATATATCCTTGGCCATTTCAGCAAGATGAAGTTACAGTAATTTATGAAGGACGGCTTTTGCAGCACTCTTTTAGTGATGAGCAAGCGATGCGAGAAGCTTTGATAGGAGATTGTTGGGTAAGTCTTAGTACTACATTGAAGGCAGAGTAAGGATCAAGAAACTTATTTTAGAGGCTTTCTTGCCTTCTCCTCATAGTCGTTATTTAAAAACTTTCTCCCAAAATACGCTTCTTTAATTCTTCCGTTTTTTCGTAACTTAAACGATATACTTCTGGTTCATCTCTACCAACTATATGCCCTTGAACATAGCTTACACCTAATGCCTTGAGTCTATGCAAGCTAATAGGAGTATGCTCATCTACACCTTCTATAATTATCTGAGCCGGATTGAGATTATTGGCACCAACAATTTCATGAACAAAACGAATAATAACATCACCGGGTTGATGATGTAGAATCTCACGGTCTATCTTGACATGGGATGGACTCAATCCTGCTAGACGCGAAACAGAAGCATACCCTACTCCAAAATCATCTATTGCAAATCTAATTTTTAATTTACTTACATAATCCAGTAGTTTATTTTTGAAAAAGTTTAAAGGATTTTTGATCCGAATACTACCTTGATATTCTGGTAAAGCAGTTTTTTCAGAAATTTCTAATATTAAATTTCTGGGTGAAATTACTTTTGCTTTGAGAATTTGACTTACTGTTTCAAAGTACGCTGATCTGATTAGAGATTCGGGGTAAACATTTACTGACAAAGGCACAATATCCCCTGCTCTCCTCTGTTTTGTTTTTCTCGCTTGACGATAGCTTTCGGTGGCAACCCTGAGAAAATGCTGATCCAGTTCAATAGTGAATCTAGGCCCCCAAAGTTCTGCTGCTTGAAATAAATCAGAAGGGGCTGTCAAACTTTCCGGGTTTCTCGCTAGAGCTTCCCAGCCACTGATAAATAAGTCTTCCGCATCCAGATGAATAACAG
Coding sequences within it:
- a CDS encoding serine/threonine-protein kinase, with the translated sequence MAEVQKQLLCSRYQILRELGRGGFGITYLAKDVLSNFLCAIKKLDPLSADIETAKKLFHREVNILNNLQANKLIPKFFNYFEEEGNFYLVEEYIEGLPLTELLDEQWTEQEVLNFLRQILDVLASLHRRNIIHRDVKPSNLIVRNENKQFVLIDFGSVKQVDISYPSFQSPHTQTMIGTPGYAPPEQMAGKPRFNSDIYSLGLTAIQLLTKMHPRELRRDDEDKIVWTHEFVINNSLAGILTKMVYNNPERRYQSVEEVVNDLGKTEISPPLTQPPTFQTSETQRKKTISLPNIKLWHIPIFLATLAIIVTCVEVFNPFLRPLYLTYQANSLLDQHQAGAALEKFNHLKEIQPNSAEAWKGRGDALFVLGRDSAALDSYNKAISLQPQDKKILNKILINKGKLLYRQQKYQEASNIYDKVLSNDHNNPEALSGKGLSLLALGQKKEALEYLEQVRQIKPDDPRFWQEIGYTVEQLQGRQAARIYFDEALSSYDDLLKIRRNNPIIWTDRGTILLKLNRPQEALDSYEEALKIDRDFYEALVGKGNALSALGQPSKALFAFRQASEVRPQDHTVWYNQGLLLTQTLKNHEEALKAFEQAIAQKKDFYPAWVNKSLVLLELGRNSEALAAIDAAKNLQPQDPDVWDIRGDILKELGNTKEASNSYNTSQKLRSSLEQP
- a CDS encoding alanine--glyoxylate aminotransferase family protein; the encoded protein is MTQTISINNSQKLIIEPLSMPSRLLLGPGPSNAHPAILQAMNTPPVGHLDPAFFGVMDEIQSLLRYVWQTENSLTIAMSGTGTSAMEATIANVTEPGDVVLVGVMGYFGNRLVDMAGRYGADVRTITKSWGQVFSLDELRTAVETHRPAILALVHAETSTGARQPLEGVGELCREFGCLLLLDTVTSLGGVPIFLDEWGVDLAYSCSQKGLSCPPGASPFTMSSRAWEKLHKRRTKVANFYLDMTLLSKYWSSDRIYHHTAPINMYYALREALRLLAEEGIENSWQRHQQNVEYLWQQLEDLGLSLHVEKEYRLPTLTTVRIPDGIDGKAIARQLLLEYGIEIGGGLGELAGKVWRIGLMGFNSRKENVDRLVAALRQVLPK
- a CDS encoding DUF3891 family protein, with the translated sequence MLHRFSKQGVICITQPNHAWLSGQLAQAWGNQTFGELFPKKEVCLGAEQHDIGWLGWEQAPTLNPQTGYPHSFKELTTQVHINIWSGASKSALPLSRYAALLVSLHGTRLYEKYTSWQNSPTSTQIVQDFLQREYAFQKKIIAILKNDEYYAPYVTPEVIERNRKLVATWDALSIICCQGLSDDEEVTKVPTIDGETTLKLSLIEENDYHQCIGIYPWPFQQDEVTVIYEGRLLQHSFSDEQAMREALIGDCWVSLSTTLKAE